One Nostoc sp. CENA543 genomic window, CGGTGGGGACAGGACGTTGATGGGGAACTACTTCTGGCTGGAGTTGACGGACGTTATTAAAGTCGCCGACGTTCAAACCCAGCATGTTCGCCGATCGCCAAGCATAATAAGACTGGGGAAACTGGCTAACTACATACTCATAGGCGGTTTTGGCTTCTTGGTCTTTGCCCAACTTAGTCGCCCATCTACCCACCCAAAATCCGGCTCTGGGAGCTAAGATACTGTCTGGGTTTTCGGTGACAATTGGTCTTGCCCATTTCCAGGCGGTGACGTAATCTCTGGCTTTAGCTTTTTCTTGGGCAATCTTCCAACGATATTCTGCGGCTTCGTCGGACTTGCCATACTGAGTAATCAGTTGTTGCCAAGCTTGTTGGGCTGATTTCTCATCTTTGAGGGCTTGAAAAATTTGCGCCTTTTTGACTAAAGCTTGACTAGCTTGTTCGGGAAATTGAGCGATGACGCGGTCAAGATAAGGTAAAGCGTCTTTGTTGTTGGTTGCCATCTCTGCTAACCGCAACCAACCCAAACCAGTTTCCTTGGCTTCAGGGAACTGCTTGACTAGTTGATTATAAATTGCGATCGCTTTGGCTTTGTCTTTGCCGCCTACTTGTAATCCCCGTGCTTGGCGGTAGAGGTTACGGGCAGTTTTGGGGGCGTTAGCATAAGCCGCCGCCGCTTTGGTAAATTGATTATTTTCCCAATAGGCTGTACCAATAGTTTCCCAGTCTGCTGGTTTTAAACCCGACTGTTTGACGAGTTGATCTAATACTCCTACTGTTCCTGGCTGATTGTAGGCATATTTAGCCAAAATTAACTGTAATTGGGGCTGATTGGGATTTTCTTGCAGACGCTTTCTGATGATTTCCCAGGTGAGGGGATGGGAAGGAAATTGCGCGATCGCCATATCATGGAGTTTGGGTTGAGCAATCAGATACTTGGCTTTCACCACCGCAGCTTCCTGGGGATATTGCTTGAGTACCTGTTGTCTTAAATCAGAAGCTTTACCATCTGCACCGAGAAGATCCTGTGCTTGGGCTTGTCTGAGTAAAATATAGGGAGCTAGAACAGGGTAATCTTTGTCTAACCCTGTCAACAGTTCCAAAGCTTTTTGTCCTTGTTTGGTTTCTATGTAATCACTCGCCAACAGATAACGCGCCCGTTCTCTATCTGGCGAACGGCCATTTTGGCCAATCTGGGCTAATTTAGTGGCTCTTTCTGCTGGAGATTGTGATATTAGTGGGAACACAGCAGACTTGACTTGGCTAGCAGCAGATAGCTGATCTGACTGAGCCTGTGAAAGATTCAGCCATTGTCCCAAAGATTTGCCAATCTCCGGTGCTGATACCATTGCCCCAGCAGAAAAGGCAAATAGTGCTGCGCCAGCAATCAAGGTAATATGTTTTTGTTGTAGTTTCTTCAGCATGGATACTCGCTGAAAGGTGCCGATAAATTTCCTGCAACTCTAGCATTACTTGCCATAAGTGTAATCACCTCTTCACTAGAGATTTTCCGTTTTCGGAAAAATCTGTCAGATTATCGATGT contains:
- a CDS encoding transglycosylase SLT domain-containing protein encodes the protein MLKKLQQKHITLIAGAALFAFSAGAMVSAPEIGKSLGQWLNLSQAQSDQLSAASQVKSAVFPLISQSPAERATKLAQIGQNGRSPDRERARYLLASDYIETKQGQKALELLTGLDKDYPVLAPYILLRQAQAQDLLGADGKASDLRQQVLKQYPQEAAVVKAKYLIAQPKLHDMAIAQFPSHPLTWEIIRKRLQENPNQPQLQLILAKYAYNQPGTVGVLDQLVKQSGLKPADWETIGTAYWENNQFTKAAAAYANAPKTARNLYRQARGLQVGGKDKAKAIAIYNQLVKQFPEAKETGLGWLRLAEMATNNKDALPYLDRVIAQFPEQASQALVKKAQIFQALKDEKSAQQAWQQLITQYGKSDEAAEYRWKIAQEKAKARDYVTAWKWARPIVTENPDSILAPRAGFWVGRWATKLGKDQEAKTAYEYVVSQFPQSYYAWRSANMLGLNVGDFNNVRQLQPEVVPHQRPVPTAGSDTFKELYLLGQDRDAWLQWETEYVNKQQPTVAEQFTEGLMRLARGENLSGINLISKLEDRETPEEQAEYQQLSQQITYWQARYPFPYLQTIEKWSAQRQLNPLLVTALMRQESRFEPKIKSVVGATGLMQVMPDTGKWIASKIKVDNKTIDLENPNDNIMLGTWYLNYTHERYDNNSMLAIASYNAGPGNVSRWLQTIPSQDQDEFVEAIPFDETRNYVRQVFGNYWNYLRLYNPEISNLVAKYSTQHPKLPGVGE